Proteins encoded together in one Bacteroides zoogleoformans window:
- a CDS encoding ABC transporter ATP-binding protein produces the protein MKTVIQLQNIKRDFRVGDETVHALRGISFSIAEGEFVTIMGTSGSGKSTLLNTLGCLDTPTDGEYLLDGISVRSMSKPQRAVLRNRKIGFVFQSYNLLPKTTAVENVELPLMYNASVSATERRRRAVEALQAVGLGDRLEHKSNQMSGGQMQRVAIARALVNNPAVILADEATGNLDTRTSFEILVLFQRLHAEGRTLIFVTHNPEIAQYSSRNIVLRDGQVKEDTFNTHMLDAAQALAALPKQEEEEK, from the coding sequence ATGAAAACAGTCATTCAACTTCAGAACATCAAACGAGACTTCCGGGTAGGAGACGAAACGGTGCACGCCTTGCGCGGCATCTCGTTCTCCATCGCCGAAGGAGAGTTCGTCACCATCATGGGTACGTCCGGCTCGGGCAAGTCCACCCTGCTGAATACGCTGGGTTGCCTGGACACGCCCACCGACGGAGAATACCTGTTGGACGGCATATCCGTCCGCAGCATGTCGAAACCGCAGCGGGCCGTACTGCGCAACCGCAAGATAGGCTTCGTGTTCCAGAGCTACAACCTGCTGCCCAAGACCACAGCCGTGGAAAACGTGGAACTCCCGCTGATGTACAACGCTTCCGTCTCGGCCACCGAAAGGCGGAGACGCGCCGTCGAAGCGCTGCAGGCCGTGGGACTGGGCGACCGGCTGGAACATAAGTCCAACCAGATGTCCGGCGGACAGATGCAGCGGGTAGCCATCGCCCGCGCCTTGGTGAACAATCCGGCCGTGATACTGGCGGACGAGGCCACGGGCAACTTGGACACACGCACCTCGTTCGAGATACTGGTGCTCTTCCAGAGGCTGCACGCCGAAGGGCGCACCCTCATCTTCGTGACGCACAACCCGGAAATTGCCCAATACAGCAGCCGCAACATCGTGCTGCGCGACGGGCAGGTGAAAGAAGATACCTTCAATACCCACATGCTCGATGCGGCCCAAGCACTGGCCGCATTGCCCAAACAAGAGGAGGAAGAGAAATGA
- a CDS encoding ABC transporter permease, producing the protein MNGTNLFKIALRALNNNKLRAFLTMLGIIIGVASVITMLAIGQGSKKSIQAQIAEMGSNMIMIHPGADMRGGIRQDPAAMQTLKMADYEALRDETGFLSAVSPSVSSSGQLIAGNNNYPSSVSGVGTDYLKIRQLSIKSGEMFGENDVQTSAKVCVIGKTIADNLFPGEDPIGRIIRFNQVPFRVTGVLKSKGYNSMGMDQDDVVLAPYTTVMKRLLAQTYLGGIFASALSEDLTERTTEGITGILRRNHKLRDADADDFTIRSQQELSTMLNSTTDLMTTLLACIAGISLVVGGIGIMNIMYVSVTERTREIGLRMSVGARGIDILSQFLIEAILISITGGIIGVVVGCGASWVVKSAAHWPIFIQPWSVLLSFAVCTVTGVFFGWYPAKKAANLDPIEAIRYE; encoded by the coding sequence ATGAACGGAACAAACCTTTTCAAAATAGCATTGCGTGCACTGAATAACAACAAACTGCGCGCTTTCCTCACCATGCTGGGCATCATCATCGGCGTGGCATCGGTCATCACCATGCTCGCCATCGGACAAGGGTCGAAGAAAAGCATCCAGGCCCAAATAGCCGAGATGGGCTCCAACATGATCATGATTCACCCGGGAGCCGACATGCGCGGAGGCATACGCCAAGACCCCGCCGCCATGCAGACGCTGAAGATGGCCGACTACGAGGCGTTGCGCGACGAGACGGGATTCCTGTCCGCCGTCAGTCCCAGCGTATCGTCATCGGGACAGCTCATTGCGGGCAACAACAACTATCCCTCGTCCGTGAGCGGTGTGGGGACCGACTATCTCAAGATTCGTCAGCTTTCAATAAAGAGCGGCGAAATGTTCGGCGAGAACGACGTGCAAACCTCCGCGAAAGTTTGCGTCATCGGCAAGACAATCGCCGACAACCTCTTCCCCGGCGAAGACCCGATAGGGAGAATCATCCGGTTCAACCAAGTGCCCTTCCGCGTGACAGGGGTGCTGAAGTCCAAAGGCTACAACTCCATGGGGATGGATCAGGACGACGTGGTGCTGGCTCCTTACACCACCGTGATGAAGCGCCTGCTGGCACAAACCTACCTCGGCGGCATCTTCGCCTCCGCCCTCAGCGAAGACCTGACGGAGCGCACCACCGAGGGAATCACCGGGATACTGCGCAGGAACCACAAGCTGCGCGACGCCGATGCCGACGACTTCACCATCCGCAGCCAGCAGGAACTCAGCACGATGCTCAACTCCACTACCGACCTGATGACCACACTGCTTGCCTGCATCGCCGGCATATCGCTGGTGGTGGGCGGCATCGGCATCATGAACATCATGTATGTGTCCGTCACCGAGCGTACCCGTGAAATCGGCCTGCGCATGAGCGTCGGCGCCCGCGGCATCGACATCCTGAGCCAGTTCCTCATCGAGGCCATCCTCATCAGCATCACCGGCGGCATCATCGGCGTGGTCGTGGGCTGCGGCGCAAGCTGGGTGGTGAAGAGTGCGGCTCACTGGCCCATCTTCATCCAGCCGTGGAGTGTCCTTCTCTCCTTTGCCGTCTGCACCGTCACCGGCGTCTTCTTCGGCTGGTATCCCGCCAAGAAAGCGGCCAACTTAGACCCGATAGAGGCCATACGATACGAATAA
- a CDS encoding sensor histidine kinase, which produces MKQSFNSRPRIVQTLIHITGWAIVFGFPFLMMTRSGFTITWADYLRHGSIVPLSFLIIFYANYCYLIPRHLFAGNAKTYILLNLLLIACMTAGVHLWQEYAFRAYVAHDGGRRMGPPKWIFLLRDAFSMILTAGLSAAIKMSSRWKQMDAARREAEKSRAEAELKNLRNQLNPHFLLNTLNNIYALIAFDADKAQAAVQELSRLLRHVLYDNQQNFVPLGREMDFIRSYIELMRIRLSSNVSVETRIDIRPDSPTQIAPLIFISLIENAFKHGISPTEPGFIRIHFSETPEEIRCEIANSHHPKTQDDKSGSGIGLEQVRKRLQLTYPNRYAWQRGVSKDGKEYASVLVIKLETNIAT; this is translated from the coding sequence ATGAAACAGTCATTCAACTCCCGCCCCCGCATTGTCCAGACCCTGATACACATCACAGGCTGGGCCATCGTGTTCGGTTTCCCCTTCCTGATGATGACGCGCAGCGGCTTCACCATCACGTGGGCGGACTACCTGCGCCACGGCAGCATAGTGCCCCTGTCGTTCCTCATCATCTTCTATGCCAACTACTGCTACCTCATTCCCCGCCACCTCTTCGCCGGAAACGCCAAGACGTACATCCTGCTCAACCTGCTGCTGATAGCCTGCATGACCGCGGGCGTACATCTTTGGCAGGAATACGCCTTCCGTGCGTATGTCGCACACGACGGCGGACGACGCATGGGGCCTCCCAAATGGATATTCCTCCTGCGCGACGCCTTCTCCATGATACTGACCGCCGGACTGAGCGCCGCCATCAAGATGAGCAGCCGCTGGAAACAAATGGACGCCGCGCGCCGCGAAGCCGAGAAAAGCCGTGCCGAAGCCGAACTGAAGAACCTGCGCAACCAGCTAAACCCCCACTTCCTGCTCAATACGCTGAACAACATCTATGCCCTCATCGCCTTCGACGCTGACAAGGCGCAAGCCGCCGTACAGGAACTGAGCCGCCTGCTCCGCCACGTGCTCTACGACAATCAGCAGAACTTCGTCCCCCTGGGCCGGGAGATGGACTTCATCCGCAGCTACATCGAGCTGATGCGCATCCGCCTCTCCTCCAACGTCAGCGTCGAGACCCGGATAGACATCCGCCCCGACAGCCCCACACAGATAGCCCCGCTCATCTTCATCTCCCTCATCGAGAATGCCTTCAAGCACGGCATCTCGCCCACCGAACCCGGCTTCATTCGCATTCATTTCAGTGAAACTCCCGAAGAGATACGCTGCGAAATCGCCAACAGCCACCACCCCAAGACTCAGGACGACAAAAGCGGAAGCGGCATCGGGCTGGAGCAAGTAAGGAAACGGCTGCAACTGACCTACCCCAACCGGTATGCCTGGCAGCGCGGAGTGAGCAAAGACGGGAAAGAATATGCGTCTGTCTTAGTGATAAAACTTGAAACAAATATAGCCACATGA
- a CDS encoding LytR/AlgR family response regulator transcription factor, which yields MKLNCAIVDDEPLALSLLESYVDKTPFLRLAGKYSSAVQAMNELPGRHVDLLFLDIQMPELNGLEYSKMIDPATRIVFTTAFGQYAIDGYKVNALDYLLKPISYVDFLQAANKALQWFELLQQPKEDIQSIFVKSDYKLVQIELSKILYVEGLKDYIKIYEEDVPKPILSLMSLKAMEELLPASRFIRVHRSYIVQKDKIRVIDRGRIVFGKNYIPIGDSYKQNFQDFLNQRS from the coding sequence ATGAAACTGAATTGCGCCATAGTGGACGACGAACCGCTGGCATTGAGCCTCCTGGAAAGCTACGTCGACAAGACCCCCTTCCTCCGGCTCGCGGGGAAATACTCCAGTGCCGTGCAAGCCATGAATGAACTGCCGGGCAGGCACGTTGACCTGCTCTTCCTCGACATTCAGATGCCCGAACTGAACGGGCTGGAATACTCCAAAATGATAGACCCCGCCACCCGCATCGTCTTCACCACCGCTTTCGGACAGTATGCCATAGACGGCTATAAGGTGAATGCCCTGGATTACTTGCTGAAGCCCATTTCGTATGTGGACTTCCTGCAGGCGGCCAACAAAGCGCTGCAATGGTTCGAGCTGCTGCAACAGCCCAAGGAAGATATTCAAAGCATCTTCGTGAAGAGCGACTACAAGCTGGTACAAATCGAATTAAGCAAAATATTGTACGTCGAAGGACTGAAAGATTACATCAAAATCTACGAAGAAGACGTCCCCAAGCCCATCCTCTCCCTGATGAGTCTGAAAGCAATGGAAGAGCTTCTGCCCGCTTCGCGCTTCATACGCGTCCACCGTTCATACATCGTGCAGAAAGACAAGATACGCGTCATCGACCGCGGACGTATCGTCTTCGGCAAGAACTATATCCCGATAGGCGACAGCTACAAGCAAAACTTCCAAGACTTCTTGAATCAAAGGAGTTAG